DNA from Kitasatospora acidiphila:
ATCACCGGCAAGCTGCTGGAGATCCTGGACGTCGACGCCTGCGCGCGCAGCCAGGCCGGCGGCGCCGAGTGGCCGGCCGACGCCACGGTCGAGTCCTGGATGCACATCGAGATCGACCGCGAGAGCGACCGCACCGACCTGCGCGCCATCGAGGCCGACCTGCGCCGGGTGCTGGGCGACGTCCGCGAGGTGGTGGAGGACTGGGCCAAGATGCGCACCGCCGCGCTGCGCCTGGCCGACGAGCTCGCCGAGCAGCCCCCGGCCCACCTGCCCGAGCAGGAGGTCGGCGAGGCCTGGGAGCTGATGCGCTGGCTGGCCGACGACCACTTCACCTTCCTCGGCTACCGCGAGTACGACCTGGTCGAGCACGAGGGCGAGGAGGTGCTGCGGGCGCTGGCCGGCACCGGCCTGGGCATCCTGCGCTCCGACCCGGTGAGCCACGACACCGACCACCACCCGGTCAGCGAGTCCTTCGGCCGGCTCTCCGCGCCGGTCCGCGCCAAGGCGCACGAGAAGAAGCTGCTGGTGCTGACCAAGGCCAACTCGCGGGCCACCGTGCACCGCCCGGCCTACCTCGACTACGTCGGCGTCAAGAAGTTCGACGCCCAGGGCAACGTGATCGGCGAGCGCCGCTTCCTCGGCCTGTTCTCCTCCGCCGCCTACACCGAGTCGGTCACCCGGATCCCGGTGGTCCGCCGCAAGGTCCAGGAGGTCGTCACCGACTCCGGCTTCTCCGCCGAGAGCCACGACGGCCGCGACCTGCTGCAGATCCTGGAGACCTTCCCGCGGGACGAGATCTTCCAGACCCAGGCCGACGAGCTGCAGCAGATCGCCACCAGCGTGCTCTACCTGCAGGAGCGCCGGAAGCTGCGGCTGTACCTGCGCCAGGACGAGTACGGGCGCTACTTCTCCGCGCTGGTCTACCTGCCGCGCGACCGCTACACCACCCGCATCCGGCTGCGCCTGATGGACATCCTGATGCAGGAGCTCAACGGCGCCACCATCGACTACACGGTCTACGCCACCGAGTCGGTGCTGACCCGCCTGCACTTCGTGGTCCGGGTCGCCCCGGGCGGCGAGCTCGCCGAGCTGGCCGAGTCCGAGGTCGAGCGGATCGAGGCCAAGCTGGCCGAGGCCGCCCGGTTCTGGATGGACGGCTTCAACGACCAGCTGCACACCGAGCTGGGCGAGGAGCGCGCCGCCGAGCTGGCCCCCAAGTACGCCAACGCCTTCCCCGACGGCTACCGGGCCGACTTCACCGCTCGCACCGCGGTGGCCGACCTCAAGCAGATCGAGTCGCTGCACGGCGAGGGCGACTTCCGGCTCAACCTCTACCAGCCGGTCGGCGCCGGCGACGACGAGCGCCGCTTCAAGATCTACCGGGTCGGCGGCCCGATCTCGCTGACCGAGGTGCTCCCGGTGCTCCAGCGCCTGGGCGTCGAGGTGCTGGACGAGCACCCCTACGCGCTGCGCCGCTCGGACGCCACCACCGCCTGGGTCTACGACTTCGGCCTGAAGCTGCGCGAGGCCGCCGATCTCACCGACGAGGCCCGCGAGCGCTTCCAGGAGGCCTTCGCCGCCACCTGGATGGGCCGCGCCGAGAACGACGGCTTCAACGGCCTGATCCTGACCGCCGGGCTGACCTGGCGCCAGGCCGTGGTGCTGCGCGCCTACGCCAAGTACCTGCGCCAGGCCGGCAGCACCTTCTCGCAGGACTACATGGAGGACGCCCTCCGCAACAACGCCCACACCACCCGGCTGCTGGTCAACCTCTTCGAGGCCCGGCTCAGCCCGAGCCACCAGCACGGCGCGGCCGAGCTGGGCGAGGCCATCCTGGAGGAGCTGGCGGGCGCCCTGGACGAGGTCGTCTCGCTGGACGAGGACCGGATCCTGCGGTCCTTCCTGCACCTGATCAGGGCCACCCTGCGGACCAACTTCTTCCAGCGCACCGCGACCGGCGCGTGGCACCCGTACGTGTCGATGAAGTTCGACCCGCACGCCATCCCGGACCTGCCGGCGCCCCGCCCGGCCTTCGAGATCTGGGTCTACTCGCCGCAGGTCGAGGGCGTGCACCTGCGCTTCGGCAAGGTCGCCCGCGGCGGCCTGCGCTGGTCCGACCGGCGCGAGGACTTCCGCACCGAGATCCTGGGCCTGGTCAAGGCCCAGATGGTGAAGAACACCGTGATCGTGCCGGTCGGCGCCAAGGGCGGCTTCGTCGCCAAGCAGCTGCCGGACCCGTCGGTGGACCGCGACGCCTGGCTGGCCGAGGGCATCTCGGCGTACAAGACCTTCATCTCGGCGCTGCTGGACATCACCGACAACCTGAAGGCCGGCCAGGTCGTCCACCCGGCCGACGTGGTCCGCCACGACGAGGACGACACCTACCTGGTCGTCGCCGCCGACAAGGGCACCGCCACCTTCTCCGACATCGCCAACGGCGTGGCCGAGGAGTACGGCTTCTGGCTGGGCGACGCCTTCGCCTCCGGCGGCTCGGCCGGCTACGACCACAAGGGCATGGGCATCACCGCCCGCGGCGCCTGGGAGTCGGTCAAGCGCAACTTCCGCGAGCTGGGCGTGGACACCCAGACCGAGGACTTCTCGGTGGTCGGCATCGGCGACATGTCCGGTGACGTGTTCGGCAACGGCATGCTGCTCAGCGAGCACATCCGGCTGGTGGCCGCCTTCGACCACCGGCACATCTTCCTGGACCCGAACCCGGACGCGGCGACCTCCTACGCCGAGCGCCGTCGCCTCTTCGACCTGCCGCGCAGCTCCTGGGACGACTACGACAAGTCGCTGATCTCGACCGGCGGCGGGGTCTTCCCGCGCAGCGCCAAGTCGATCCAGCTGTCCGCGCAGGTCCGTGCGGCGCTCGGCATCGAGACGGCCAAGCTGACCCCGGCCGAGCTGATGAAGGCGATCCTGCAGGCCCCGGTCGACCTGTTCTGGAACGGCGGCATCGGCACCTACATCAAGGCCGAGCGGGAGACCAACGCGGACGTCGGCGACAAGGCCAACGACGCGATCCGGGTCAACGGCAACCAGGTCCGGGCCCGGGTGATCGGCGAGGGCGGCAACCTCGGCTGCACCCAGCTGGGCCGGATCGAGTACGCCCAGGCCGGCGGCCCGGCCGGCACCGGCGGCTGGATCAACACCGACGCGATCGACAACTCGGCCGGTGTGGACACCTCGGACCACGAGGTGAACATCAAGATCCTGCTCAACCAGGTGGTCGCCAACGGTGACATGACGGTGAAGCAGCGCAACCAGCTGCTGGCCGAGATGACCGACGAGGTCGGCGAGCTCGTGCTGCGCAACAACTACGCGCAGAACGTGGTGCTGGCCAACGCGGTGGCCCAGGCGCACAGCATGGTCAATGTGCACTCGCGCATGATCAACAAGCTGGAGGCCGACGGGCAGCTCGACCGGGCGCTGGAGTTCCTGCCCAGCGAGAAGCAGCTGAAGGACCGCCAGGCGGCCGGCTACGGCCTCACCCAGCCCGAGCTCGCGGTGCTGCTCGCCTACACCAAGATCACGCTGGCCGACGAGCTGCTCGCCACCGGGCTGCCCGACGACCCGTACTTCCGCGACACCCTGCACCTCTACTTCCCGACCAAGCTGCGGGACAAGTTCACCGAGGCGGTGGACGACCACGCGCTGCGTCGGGAGATCATCACCACGCTGATCGTCAACGACACGATCAACCGCGGTGGCTGCACCTTCGCCTTCCGGCTGCGCGAGGAGACCGGCGCGACCTACGAGGAGATCGCCCGCACCCACACCGCGGCCCGGGCGGTGTTCGGCCTGGAGCAGATCTGGGACTCGGTCGAGGACCTGGACAACCAGGTGCCGGCCGCGGTGCAGACCCGGATGCGGCTGCACTCGCGCCGGCTGGTCGAGCGGGCCACCCGCTGGATGCTCAACAACCGGCGCCAGCCGCTGGACATCGCCGGGACCATCGCGTTCTTCCAGGAGCGGGTGGACCAGGTGTGGAGCAGCCTGCCCAAGCCGCTGACCGGCGAGGACCAGGCCTGGTTCCAGAAGATCTACGGCGAGCTGACCGAGGCGGGCGTCCCGGACAGCTTGGCCACCCGGGTGGCGGGCCTCTCCTCGGCCTTCCCGACCCTGGACGTCACCGTGGTCGCGGACCGGGCCGGCAAGGACGTCACCCAGGTCGCGGAGCTCTACTACGACCTGGCCGACCGCCTGGGCATCGCCCACCTGCTGGACCGGATCATCGAGCTGCCGCGCACCGACCGGTGGTCCTCGATGGCCCGCGCCTCGATCCGTGAGGACCTGTTCGCGGCGCACGCCCAGCTCACCGCCGACGTGCTGGCCTGCGGGGCGCCGGAGGCCACGCCGTCCGAGCGCTACGAGGCCTGGACCGAGCTCAACGGCAACCTGCTGACCCGGGCCAAGACCACGCTGGACGACATAAGGGGTTCGGACACCTACGAGCTGTCCAGCCTCTCGGTCGCCATGCGGGTGATCCGCACCCTGCTGCGGACCGGCTCGATGGGCTGATCCGAGCGGTAGCCGAAGGGGCCGCGCCCTCCCACCGGGGGGGTGCGGCCCCTTCCGTCGTTTCCATGGGAACCCGGTGGCGCGAGCGGACAGGTAGGGGTGTGGAACTGTCATTACGCTCCCGGCTGCGCGCCGGGGACCAGAGCGCGTTCGGGGAGATCTTCGATGAGCACGCATCAGCGCTGTACGGGTACGCGGTCCGCACCCTCGGGGACTGGGCCGCCGCCGAGGACGCCGTCTCGCTGACCTTCCTGGAGGCCTGGCGGCTGAGAGAGAAGCTGCACGAGGAGGGCGAGGGCGTGCGGCCCTGGCTGTTCGGCATCGCCACCAACGTGCTGCGCAACACCACCCGGGCGGCCCGCCGGCACCGGGCCGCACTGGCACGGCTGCCCGCCCGCGAGACGGTGCCCGACTTCGCCGACGAGCTGGCCGGCCGGTTGGACGCCGACGCCGAACTGGCCGCCGCGCGGCGGGCCCTGGCCCGGCTGCGGCGCGCCGACCGGGAGGTCTTCCTGCTCTGCGTCTGGTCCGGGCTGGAGTACGCGGCCACCGCCGAGGCCCTCGGCATCCCGGTCGGCACGGTCCGCTCCCGGCTCTCCCGGGCCCGCAGCAGACTGCGTGAACTGACCGCGCGGGAACTGGAACCCGATCGCGGCATCGGACAGGTACGGGGTGGCCACGGTCACGTGGCCCGGTCGATACAGGAGCAGATCCGGTGAACGAGAACGACGACCTGGAGCGGCTGCGGCGGATGCTTCCGCCGGCTGCCGAGCCGGTGCTCTCCGCCGACCGCCGACGGCTTTTGAGGGAGCACCTGATGAACGAGATCACTCCGGACCCGTCCGTGACCGCCGCCCCGTCCCCGGCCGCCGCGCCGAGGCCGCGCCGCAGGCTCGGCTGGATGGCGCTGCCGGTGGTGGCGGGCGGGCTGGCACTGGCCCTGGTGCTGGCCAACAACGGCGGTGTGACGAACGGCGGGCCCGCCAAGGCGGCCCCGGCAGCACCCGCCACGGCGGCCGAACTGCTGGACCGGGTGGCCCAGGTCGCGGCGGCCGAGCCGGCACTCACGGTGCGCAACGACCAGTTCGCCTACGTGAAGACGCTGCTGCAGGACAGCACGATGACCATGAACGGCAAGCAGATCACCGTGCAGCTCAACCCGATGCGGCAGACGGAGAGCTGGACCTCCGCCGACGGAAGCAAGCCCGGCCTGGTGATCGATCCCAATGACCGGCTGAGCCCCCGGTCCACCACAGAGCCGATCAAGGACCCGTCGCTGGACGCGCCGACCTACAGCTACCTGGTGACCCTCCCCACCGACCCGGACGTCCTGCTGAAGCAGATCTACCAGCACGAGGCCAACGACCACGCGTACGGCCCGGACATGAACGTCTTCAGCGAGATCGGCCACCTGCTCCGCGGCCAGATCGCGCCGCCGGCGCTCTACTCGGCGCTCTACCGGGCCGCCGCGCAGATCCCCGGCGTGACCCTGCTCGGCGACAGCACCGACGCCGAGGGGCGGCACGGTGTCGCAGTGGCCGAGGAGTACCAGGGCGTCCAGTGGCAGTGGATCTTCGATCCGAACAGCTACGAGTTCCTGGGCGAGCGCTACGTGGTCGTCAAGGACGGCAGCTACGGCAAGGCCGGCGACCTGCTCGGTCAGTCCGCCGTCCTGCAGCGCGCCGCCGTCGACCGGGCCGGCGACCGGCCGCAGTAGCCGCTACCCCTGCGCCGCCCGCTGCAGGGCGCTCGCCAGCAGCGCCAGGTCGGTCGGCCCGTTGCCCAGCTCGCGGACCGGGCGGCGGGTCGGCGGGGTGCCGAGCTGGGCCGGGTCCAGCGCCACCACGGTGGGGCGCAGGGTGGCGGTGCGGGGGATCCGGCCGGTGATCCGGGCGGTCTGGAACGCGAGCACGGCGCCGTCGGGGCGGCGCAGGTAGCCGCGGCCCGGGGTGGTGTCGGGCAGCCCCGCCGCGTCGTCCACGTGCACCAGGAGGTCGGAGTCGGCCGGGTGGTCGGTGCGCAGGGCGATCCGCCACTGGGCGGCGTCGTCGATCTCGGTGCCGGCGGTCAGCTCGGGGCGGCCGGTGGCGGCGACCAGGTGGACACCGAGCCGGCCGCCGCGCTCGGCGACGGCGGCCAGCGCCCGGGCGAGCGGGCGGCCGGCGGGGGAGTGCGGGCGAGCAGCGCGTCGTAGTCGTCCACCACCAGGACCAGGCGCGGCGGTGCGGCGGCGACGGTGGTCAGGGCGGCGTGCGGGACGGGCGCGGTGGGGCCGGTCCCGCGTGGGGCGACGACCTTGGCACTCAGCGCCTGCTCGGCGTACGCGGCGGCGAACGAACGGCCGCGGAGCAGCTCCTCGCGCAGCTCCAGCTCGTCCAGCAGCGCCTCGGCGGTGAGCAGCGCCTGGCGGGGATCGGCGGTGACGTCCAACGAGCCGGTGACGTGCGGCAGTTCGGCGCAGGCGGCGAGCGTGGGGCCGCGGCCGCCGATCAGCAGCAGGGAGAGCCGGTCGGGCCGCTCGCCGACCGCCAGCGAGGCGGCCAGGGTGCGCAGCAGCTCGCTCTTGCCGGCGCCCCGGGCGCCGCCGACCAGCAGGTGCTGCTGCTCGGGCAGCTCGGCGGTGGCCAGGTCGACCGTGCACAGGTCGTCCCGAGTGGTGCCGAGCAGTGCACTGGCGGTGCCGGTGGTGCTCGGCAGGCTCTCCCAGCGGGCCGACAGTTTGGCGGGGGTGACGGTGTCCAGTTCGAGCAGGTCCAGCAGGCGCAGGGCCTGCGGGATCGGCCCCCGGGACACCGGCGCGGTCTCCCGCAGCGGGGCCAGCGCCCGGGCCAGCCGCTCGGCCCAGGCGGTAGAGACGGCGTCCAGCGCGACGGCCTCGACCTGGGCGGGGCCGCGCAGGGTGAGCTGGGTCGCCACCTCGCCGGTGAGGACGGCGGTGGCACCCAGCCCGGCCGGCAGCTGGTCGGGGCTCTCGGTCAGCCAGACCGGGAACACCGCGCCGCCCGGCCCCTCGCGCAGCAGGCGGGCCAGGGCCGCGCGGCCCGGCTCGGAACCCGGGTCGCCGTCCACCAGCACCACGGTGGGGCCGGCCGGCTCTCCCCCGCCATGGCTCTCCCCCGGCCACGGCGGCCAGCAGTTCGGTCAGCCGCTGCTCGGCCTGGGCCGCGTCGAGGCCGAAGAGCAACCGGCAGTCCTGCCCGCGGGTGGGGCGCAGATGCGGCAGCCAGAGGGCCCAGGACCAGTCCTCGGCACGCTGCTCGGAGTCCAGCCGGCCGTCCGCGCTCAGCACCACGACGCTCAGGCCGCTCGGCGGGTGCAGCACGGCCAGCTGGGCGAGCAGCGCGCGGGCCAGGCCCAGCAGCCGCTCGCGCGGGCCGGCCAGGCCGAGGCTGCCGACCGCGGTGAGGTCCACGGTGACCGGGACGGCGGGCAGCACGTCGCCCGGCGCGGTGCCGGGGCCACCTGGCAGGTCGCCGGTGCCCAGCCGGAGCACCAGCCCGTCGGGGTGGGCCGGCAGCCGCTCCCAGAGCCGCGGGCCGGGGCCGAGCGCGGTCAGCAGCAGCGCGGCGGGGTCGGGGAACCGCTCGCGCAGGGCGGCGGCCTGCCGGTCCCGGGCGCGCAGGTGCTGCTGGGCGGCGTCGGCCGGGGCGGTGGGCGCGGCGGCGCGGCCCAGGGTGCGGGAGAGCAGGGAGCGGGCGCGGCTGCTCGGGGCGGCGGGCGGCGGCCCGTCGGCGGGCGGCGCGGCCGGGCTCCCCCGGCGCCCGGCCGCGGCGGCTCCCAGGGCCGGGGCGGGGGTGCGGGGCGGCGGGCTGACCTGGAGGTGGCCCTGGCCGTCAGGCGTGGTGGGGCGGGACTGCTCGGGGCCCGGGGCGGCGGCGAGCAGCACGGTGGACTCGCCGAGCCGCAGCAGCGCGCCCTCGGGCAGCGGGTGCGGCTCCTCGGTGAGCGGGTGGCCGTCCAGCACGGTGCCGTTGGTCGAGCCCAGGTCGTGCACGGTGACGGTGCCAGTCGAGCCGGGGTCGGCCAGCCGCAGCGCCAGGTGCATCCGGGAGACGTCCGGGTCGTCCAGCGCGATGTCCGCCTCGCTGGAACGGCCGAGCCTGATCTGACGGCCGGTCAGCCGGTGCACGCCGCCGGCGTCCGGCCCGCCGACCACCCGCAGCTCGACGGCCGCGTCGGACAGGTGGGCGGTGTCGGCGGCCGGGTCGGGCTCGCCGAGGGTGAGCACGGCGCCGTCGAGCAGCGGCGGATGGCCGAGCGGGGTGCGGTCGTCGATCCGCTTCGACCCGGCGTAGAGGTGCACATGGGTGGCACTGCGCGGGCCGCGCACGCCCACCGCGCCGGCCAGGGCCACCGAGAGGGCGCCGAGCGCCGTGCCGACCGGGGCGGTGACCAGGACATCGGTCTTGGCCGCGGGCGTGCCGGAGCCGGCACGGGGCCACAGGACCGTCAGCCGGATCTGCATCTCGCCCGGGGTTCCCCTCTGCTCGTGATGCGCGGTGGACCGCAGGAGTGCGCCGCAGTGGTGCTTGCCTCATCCTGCCACCCGGGACTGACAGTCCGCGCACCGTACCGGATTTGACGATCTTGTGATCATGGTCATGGTGGAGCGGACGGGGCATCAGGTCAAGGCGGCCTCGAACGCCCGTGCACCGGTCGCCCGGCTGGCCGGGCCGCTGGGGCGCGCGCACCGTTAGGCTTGCCGCACGCGCGGGTGCACGCCCGGCGGCAGGGCTCAGCGGAGCGAGGAGAGCACCAGGTGCGGCCGGTCGGCAGCAAGTATCTGCTCGAGGAGACCCTCGGGCGCGGTGCCATGGGCACCGTCTGGCGTGGGCGGGTCCGCGAGGACGCGGGGGTGGCCGACCTGGCCCCGGGGCAGCCGGTCGCGATCAAGGTGCTCAAGGAGGAGCTGGCCGCCGACCAGGACATCGTGCTGCGCTTCCTGCGCGAGCGCTCGGTGCTGCTGCGGCTCAACCACCCCAACATCGTCCGGGTCCGCGACCTGGTGGTGGAGGGCGAGCTGCTGGCCCTGGTGATGGACCTGGTGGACGGCCCGGACCTGTACCGCTACCTGCGCACCAACGGACCGCTCAGCCCGATCGCCGCCGCCCTGCTGACCGCCCAGATCGCCGACGCGCTGGCCGCCAGCCACGCGGACGGCGTGGTGCACCGCGACCTCAAGCCGGCCAACGTGCTGCTGGCCACCGTGCCCGGGCCGGACGGCCAGGGCGAGGCGCTGCACCCGATGCTCACCGACTTCGGCATCGCCCGGCTCGCCGACTCCCCGGGCATCACCCGCACCAGCGAGTTCGTCGGCACCCCGAGCTACGTCGCCCCCGAGTCGGCCTCCGGCCGCCCGCAGACCGAGGCCGTGGACATCTACGGCGCCGGGATCATGCTCTACGAGCTGCTCACCGGCCGCCCGCCGTTCCAGGGCGACGGCGCGCTGCAGATCCTGCAGGCGCACCTGACCCAGGAGCCGCCCCGCCCGCCCGCCATGCCCGAGCCGCTGTGGATCGTGGTGGAGCGCTGCCTGCGCAAGGACCCGGCGCAGCGCCCGAGCGCCACCTCGCTGGCCCGGGCGCTGCGGGTGGTCGCCGCCGGGGTGGGCGTGCACGCCGCGCCGGCCGCGGTGGACGCGGCACTCGCGGTCGGCGCCCTGCTGGTGCCCCCGCAGCAGCCCGCCCAGGTGCCCGGCACCGGCAGCGACCCGACCCAGGCCTTCGCCCCGCAGTACGACCCGGCCGCCGCCACCCAGGTGCTGCCGGCCGAGGGCACCCGGGTGCTGCCCGCCGAGGGCACCAGGGTGATGCCGCCGACCCGGGTGATGCCGGGCATGGCGCCGCAGCAGTCGATGAGCCAGCCGCCGCAGAGCCAGCAGCCCCCGGCCATGGGGGTCCCCCCGGTCGAAGGCCGGGGGACGGACGCCCCGCACCCCTGGCAGACCCAGCTGCGCGCCGCCCGCGACCGCAACCAGCAGACCCAGGTCTTCGCCACCCAGGAGTACGAGCCGCCGCAGCCCGCCCGCGCGGGTACCAGGGCGGTGGCCAGCCGGGTCGCCAGGACCGCCCGCCGACGGCCCCGCCGCCGTACCAGGCGCGCCGCCCGCAGCAGGGCGGCTACGCCGGGCAGGACCGGTACGCCGAGCCGCCGCGCGGCCCCCAGGGCTACGCCGACCGTTCGGGCGGCCGCCCGGCGGCAGCGCCCGGCCGCACGGGCGCAGGAGAGCCGGCCCGGGCGCCCGAGCCGCCGCGCTACTACGAGCCGCCGGCCCCGCGCGAGCCCGAGCCGGCGCCCCGCCGCAGCCGGGAGCCGCGCCCGCGCAGCCGCAACCGGATGTACATCCCCGGCCTGGGCTGCCTCAAGGGCTGCCTGATGGTGCTGGTGATCCTGGCGATCGCGGCGCTGGCGCTGTGGAACTTCACCCCGCTGCCGCAGTACTGGAACGACGTGCACAGCTGGTTCGACCAGGCCAGCAACTGGGTCAGCAGCACCTGGCACTCCATCACCGGGAAGTGACGCCCGGCTTCCTGACGGTCCGCCGGCAGGTCGGCCAAGATTGACAATTTGTCGACTTTGGCGGGTCGTGGGGTCCCACCCCGGCCCCCCGGGCGCGTAGGTTGGACCGCGACGCACAGACCTGTCGAGCACGGCCGGGGCCCCCGCGGCGTTCCGGACGCGCTCCCGCCGCCCCCACGGAGCAGCATTGGCACGAAAGATCGGCAGCCGGTACACCGTGCACCAGGTGATCGGCCGGGGCTCCGCCGGCACCGTGTGGCTGGGCGAGGGCCCGGATGGACCGGTGGCCGTCAAACTGCTCCGCGAGGACCTGGCCAGCGACCAGGTGCTGGTCGGCCGGTTCGTCCAGGAGCGGGCCGCGCTGACCAGCCTGGACCACCCCCGGGTGGTCGGGGTGCGCGACATGGTGGTGGACGGTGACGACCTGGCGCTGGTGATGGAGCTGGTGCACGGCACCGACCTTCGCTCCCGGCTGGAACGCGAGGGCGTGTTCGCCCCGCAGGCCGCCGCCGCGGTGATCGCCGACGTCGCGGACGGCCTGGCCGCCGCGCACGCGGCCGGCATCGTGCACCGCGACGTCAAGCCGGAGAACGTGATGCTCGACCTGGCCGCGCCGCCCGGCCCCGGCGGCGCCCCCCGGGCCAAGCTCACCGACTTCGGCATCGCCCGGCTGGTCGACGCACCCCGCCGGACCAGGGCCACCCGGATCATCGGCACCCCCGACTACCTGGCCCCCGAGATCATCGAGGGCCTGGAGCCGCGCGCCGCGGTCGACATCTACGCCCTGGCCACCGTGCTCTACGAGCTGCTGGC
Protein-coding regions in this window:
- a CDS encoding NAD-glutamate dehydrogenase, with protein sequence MQTKLDAAKAELLVKAAEAAEHSQVGGAAPGEGLSNGALTTYLHHYYLHTAPEDLVDRDPVDVYGAAASHYRLGLKRPQGTAEVRVSTPTVDENGWSSGHTVVEVITDDMPFLVDSVTNELSRQNRAIHLVIHPQLVVRRDITGKLLEILDVDACARSQAGGAEWPADATVESWMHIEIDRESDRTDLRAIEADLRRVLGDVREVVEDWAKMRTAALRLADELAEQPPAHLPEQEVGEAWELMRWLADDHFTFLGYREYDLVEHEGEEVLRALAGTGLGILRSDPVSHDTDHHPVSESFGRLSAPVRAKAHEKKLLVLTKANSRATVHRPAYLDYVGVKKFDAQGNVIGERRFLGLFSSAAYTESVTRIPVVRRKVQEVVTDSGFSAESHDGRDLLQILETFPRDEIFQTQADELQQIATSVLYLQERRKLRLYLRQDEYGRYFSALVYLPRDRYTTRIRLRLMDILMQELNGATIDYTVYATESVLTRLHFVVRVAPGGELAELAESEVERIEAKLAEAARFWMDGFNDQLHTELGEERAAELAPKYANAFPDGYRADFTARTAVADLKQIESLHGEGDFRLNLYQPVGAGDDERRFKIYRVGGPISLTEVLPVLQRLGVEVLDEHPYALRRSDATTAWVYDFGLKLREAADLTDEARERFQEAFAATWMGRAENDGFNGLILTAGLTWRQAVVLRAYAKYLRQAGSTFSQDYMEDALRNNAHTTRLLVNLFEARLSPSHQHGAAELGEAILEELAGALDEVVSLDEDRILRSFLHLIRATLRTNFFQRTATGAWHPYVSMKFDPHAIPDLPAPRPAFEIWVYSPQVEGVHLRFGKVARGGLRWSDRREDFRTEILGLVKAQMVKNTVIVPVGAKGGFVAKQLPDPSVDRDAWLAEGISAYKTFISALLDITDNLKAGQVVHPADVVRHDEDDTYLVVAADKGTATFSDIANGVAEEYGFWLGDAFASGGSAGYDHKGMGITARGAWESVKRNFRELGVDTQTEDFSVVGIGDMSGDVFGNGMLLSEHIRLVAAFDHRHIFLDPNPDAATSYAERRRLFDLPRSSWDDYDKSLISTGGGVFPRSAKSIQLSAQVRAALGIETAKLTPAELMKAILQAPVDLFWNGGIGTYIKAERETNADVGDKANDAIRVNGNQVRARVIGEGGNLGCTQLGRIEYAQAGGPAGTGGWINTDAIDNSAGVDTSDHEVNIKILLNQVVANGDMTVKQRNQLLAEMTDEVGELVLRNNYAQNVVLANAVAQAHSMVNVHSRMINKLEADGQLDRALEFLPSEKQLKDRQAAGYGLTQPELAVLLAYTKITLADELLATGLPDDPYFRDTLHLYFPTKLRDKFTEAVDDHALRREIITTLIVNDTINRGGCTFAFRLREETGATYEEIARTHTAARAVFGLEQIWDSVEDLDNQVPAAVQTRMRLHSRRLVERATRWMLNNRRQPLDIAGTIAFFQERVDQVWSSLPKPLTGEDQAWFQKIYGELTEAGVPDSLATRVAGLSSAFPTLDVTVVADRAGKDVTQVAELYYDLADRLGIAHLLDRIIELPRTDRWSSMARASIREDLFAAHAQLTADVLACGAPEATPSERYEAWTELNGNLLTRAKTTLDDIRGSDTYELSSLSVAMRVIRTLLRTGSMG
- a CDS encoding RNA polymerase sigma factor → MGTRWRERTGRGVELSLRSRLRAGDQSAFGEIFDEHASALYGYAVRTLGDWAAAEDAVSLTFLEAWRLREKLHEEGEGVRPWLFGIATNVLRNTTRAARRHRAALARLPARETVPDFADELAGRLDADAELAAARRALARLRRADREVFLLCVWSGLEYAATAEALGIPVGTVRSRLSRARSRLRELTARELEPDRGIGQVRGGHGHVARSIQEQIR
- a CDS encoding CU044_5270 family protein, with the translated sequence MNENDDLERLRRMLPPAAEPVLSADRRRLLREHLMNEITPDPSVTAAPSPAAAPRPRRRLGWMALPVVAGGLALALVLANNGGVTNGGPAKAAPAAPATAAELLDRVAQVAAAEPALTVRNDQFAYVKTLLQDSTMTMNGKQITVQLNPMRQTESWTSADGSKPGLVIDPNDRLSPRSTTEPIKDPSLDAPTYSYLVTLPTDPDVLLKQIYQHEANDHAYGPDMNVFSEIGHLLRGQIAPPALYSALYRAAAQIPGVTLLGDSTDAEGRHGVAVAEEYQGVQWQWIFDPNSYEFLGERYVVVKDGSYGKAGDLLGQSAVLQRAAVDRAGDRPQ
- a CDS encoding FtsK/SpoIIIE domain-containing protein translates to MDGDPGSEPGRAALARLLREGPGGAVFPVWLTESPDQLPAGLGATAVLTGEVATQLTLRGPAQVEAVALDAVSTAWAERLARALAPLRETAPVSRGPIPQALRLLDLLELDTVTPAKLSARWESLPSTTGTASALLGTTRDDLCTVDLATAELPEQQHLLVGGARGAGKSELLRTLAASLAVGERPDRLSLLLIGGRGPTLAACAELPHVTGSLDVTADPRQALLTAEALLDELELREELLRGRSFAAAYAEQALSAKVVAPRGTGPTAPVPHAALTTVAAAPPRLVLVVDDYDALLARTPPPAARSPGRWPPSPSAAAGSVSTWSPPPAAPS
- a CDS encoding serine/threonine-protein kinase → MRPVGSKYLLEETLGRGAMGTVWRGRVREDAGVADLAPGQPVAIKVLKEELAADQDIVLRFLRERSVLLRLNHPNIVRVRDLVVEGELLALVMDLVDGPDLYRYLRTNGPLSPIAAALLTAQIADALAASHADGVVHRDLKPANVLLATVPGPDGQGEALHPMLTDFGIARLADSPGITRTSEFVGTPSYVAPESASGRPQTEAVDIYGAGIMLYELLTGRPPFQGDGALQILQAHLTQEPPRPPAMPEPLWIVVERCLRKDPAQRPSATSLARALRVVAAGVGVHAAPAAVDAALAVGALLVPPQQPAQVPGTGSDPTQAFAPQYDPAAATQVLPAEGTRVLPAEGTRVMPPTRVMPGMAPQQSMSQPPQSQQPPAMGVPPVEGRGTDAPHPWQTQLRAARDRNQQTQVFATQEYEPPQPARAGTRAVASRVARTARRRPRRRTRRAARSRAATPGRTGTPSRRAAPRATPTVRAAARRQRPAARAQESRPGRPSRRATTSRRPRASPSRRPAAAGSRARAAATGCTSPAWAASRAA